A genomic window from Pseudogulbenkiania sp. MAI-1 includes:
- a CDS encoding sulfate ABC transporter substrate-binding protein, with translation MALRKFTVLATTLTLLAGAAAPALAGISLLNVSYDPTRELYQDFNTAFAKYWKGKTGETVTIKQSHGGSGKQARAVIDGLEADVVTLALGYDVDALNTEAKLIPPNWQKRLPNNASPYTSTIVFLVRKGNPKGIRDWNDLIKPGVEVVTPNPKTSGGARWNYLAAWGYALKQPGGNEAKAKDFVKQLFQHVKVLDSGARGATVTFTQRNIGDVLLAWENEAYLSTKELGPDRFDIVTPSVSILAEPPVSVVDKVVDKHGTRKVAEAYLQYLYSPAGQELAAQNYYRPRDPKVAAKYADKFSKVKLFTIDQVFGGWTKAQKVHFADGGVFDQIQAR, from the coding sequence ATGGCTTTGCGCAAATTCACCGTTCTCGCCACCACCCTCACCCTGCTGGCCGGCGCCGCCGCACCGGCGCTGGCCGGCATCTCGCTGCTCAACGTGTCTTACGATCCGACGCGAGAGCTCTACCAGGACTTCAACACCGCCTTCGCCAAGTACTGGAAGGGCAAGACCGGCGAAACCGTCACCATCAAGCAGTCGCACGGCGGCTCCGGCAAACAAGCGCGCGCGGTGATCGACGGGCTGGAGGCCGACGTGGTGACGCTGGCGCTGGGCTACGACGTGGACGCCCTGAACACCGAGGCCAAGCTGATCCCGCCAAACTGGCAGAAACGCCTGCCCAACAACGCCTCGCCGTACACCTCGACCATCGTGTTCCTGGTACGCAAGGGCAACCCCAAGGGGATCCGCGACTGGAACGACCTGATCAAGCCGGGCGTGGAAGTGGTGACCCCGAATCCGAAAACCTCCGGCGGCGCACGCTGGAACTACCTGGCGGCGTGGGGCTACGCGCTGAAGCAGCCGGGTGGCAACGAGGCCAAGGCCAAAGACTTCGTGAAGCAGTTGTTCCAGCACGTGAAAGTGCTGGACTCGGGCGCGCGCGGTGCCACCGTCACCTTTACCCAGCGCAACATCGGCGACGTGCTGCTGGCCTGGGAGAACGAGGCCTATCTCTCTACCAAGGAGCTGGGCCCGGACAGGTTCGACATCGTGACGCCTTCCGTCTCCATCCTGGCCGAGCCGCCGGTCAGCGTGGTGGACAAGGTGGTCGACAAGCACGGCACGCGCAAGGTCGCCGAGGCCTATTTGCAGTACCTGTACAGCCCGGCCGGCCAGGAGCTGGCGGCGCAGAACTACTACCGTCCGCGTGACCCGAAGGTGGCCGCCAAGTACGCCGACAAGTTCAGCAAGGTGAAGCTGTTCACCATCGATCAGGTGTTCGGCGGCTGGACCAAGGCACAGAAGGTCCACTTCGCCGACGGCGGCGTGTTCGATCAGATTCAGGCCAGGTAA
- a CDS encoding methyl-accepting chemotaxis protein: protein MAIRRIAEWFIPDRVRESHELVIRARTVISVGLLAGLIVPVFALSYFKLNHPAMAWGILAGGAGLLLGPVLLRLTGAIRFTAEFIVGCMFAMVCWMSYVNGGILSSSVVWYASIPFTAIFVGGRRSGVAWTLLTLIAIGVFLLLDGDPGALPEVPIPADEHPKLLAKSLAGLSLVVLTLAMAFDKAKAQGFQKLEAARTEAERATQAMQQMMEQVTRSIHAASCASREIADSTTLMARTMAEQRQRTEDMVVSAQQMAVVTGENAEQSISATRMAEDTGQAANDGGQAMDQAVSQLNQAGQVISHAASRLEALEKCSAEVSGIVQLIRDIAEQTNLLALNAAIEAARAGESGRGFAVVADEVRKLAERTQGATLDIEQKIRLIVDGTNQSVDAMRDGNTQMQAGRSHAIAAQDKLAGIIRDTLRLGGLLQRVSDAEASQNQGFSHFAGTITAMGEATRTLTTETETIADATRRLDSLIEELGASVAQFHRQAA, encoded by the coding sequence ATGGCTATACGCCGCATTGCCGAGTGGTTCATTCCTGACAGGGTGCGCGAGTCGCACGAGTTGGTCATCCGCGCCCGCACCGTGATCAGCGTCGGCCTGCTGGCCGGGCTGATCGTGCCGGTGTTCGCGTTGTCTTACTTCAAGCTCAACCACCCGGCCATGGCCTGGGGCATCCTGGCGGGTGGCGCGGGGCTGCTGCTGGGGCCGGTGCTGCTGAGGCTGACCGGCGCCATCCGCTTCACCGCCGAATTCATCGTCGGCTGCATGTTCGCCATGGTGTGCTGGATGAGCTACGTCAACGGGGGCATCCTGTCGTCCAGCGTGGTGTGGTACGCCTCCATCCCGTTCACCGCGATCTTTGTCGGCGGGCGGCGCTCAGGCGTGGCGTGGACGCTGCTGACCTTGATCGCCATCGGGGTGTTCCTGCTGCTCGACGGCGACCCGGGCGCCCTGCCCGAGGTGCCGATTCCCGCCGACGAACATCCCAAGCTCCTGGCCAAGTCGCTGGCCGGCCTGTCGCTGGTGGTGCTGACCTTGGCCATGGCCTTCGACAAGGCCAAGGCGCAGGGCTTCCAGAAGCTGGAGGCGGCCCGAACCGAGGCCGAACGCGCCACCCAGGCCATGCAGCAGATGATGGAACAGGTGACGCGCTCGATCCACGCCGCCTCCTGTGCCAGCCGCGAGATCGCCGATAGCACCACGCTGATGGCACGCACCATGGCCGAGCAGCGCCAGCGTACCGAAGACATGGTGGTATCGGCGCAGCAGATGGCGGTGGTCACCGGCGAGAACGCCGAGCAGTCGATCAGCGCCACGCGCATGGCGGAGGACACCGGCCAGGCCGCCAACGACGGTGGACAGGCGATGGACCAAGCGGTGAGCCAGCTCAACCAGGCGGGACAGGTCATTTCCCACGCCGCCAGCCGGCTCGAGGCGCTGGAGAAATGCAGTGCCGAGGTCAGCGGCATCGTGCAACTGATCCGCGATATCGCCGAGCAGACCAATCTGTTGGCGCTCAATGCCGCGATCGAAGCGGCGCGTGCCGGCGAGTCCGGGCGCGGCTTCGCCGTGGTGGCCGACGAGGTGCGCAAGCTGGCGGAAAGAACGCAGGGGGCTACGCTCGACATCGAGCAGAAGATCCGGCTGATCGTCGACGGTACCAACCAGTCGGTCGATGCCATGCGCGACGGCAACACCCAGATGCAGGCCGGACGCAGCCACGCCATCGCCGCACAGGACAAGCTCGCCGGCATCATCCGCGACACCCTCCGGCTGGGCGGCCTGCTGCAGCGGGTCTCCGACGCCGAAGCCAGCCAGAACCAGGGCTTTTCCCATTTCGCCGGCACCATCACCGCGATGGGCGAGGCCACCCGCACGCTGACGACGGAAACCGAGACCATCGCCGATGCCACCCGCCGGCTCGACAGCCTGATCGAAGAGCTGGGCGCCAGTGTCGCCCAGTTCCACCGGCAGGCCGCCTGA
- the pta gene encoding phosphate acetyltransferase → MQTFFLAPLGFDAGLTSVALGMIRALEQAGLRVGFVKPIAQGAGHNEPERSTHFARAICRLSSPEPLTMERVEHFLSQGQVDQLMEEVVSLYQQAARNVDVLIVEGLVPDQKHPYSTFLNTRIARNLQAQTVLVGAADKLASHEIAEQLEISIQAFGGDHGKIAGYILNRVPKQHDTAQIALEILESSQALQHNRLPLLGAIPLEPELLAPRTLDVANYLQARLLHAGQMTRRRVRSTVITARTVPNIVHLLKPGALIVTPGDREDIVLATAMASMNGVPLAGLLLTCDALPDPRIQQLCHQAFTSGLPVLASESNTLETTSLLTNMSLQVPADDLERMEQVIGFVAEHLDAKALRNRVGAPREHRLPPPAFRFQLMEKARQANKRIVLPEGNEPRTIKAAAICHEKRIAHCVLIGSRAEIEQVAEAQGITLPADIEIMDPNEVRGRYVAPMVELRKSKGLNAPMAEQQLEDNVVLGTMMLALDEVDGLVSGAVHTTANTIRPALQLIKTAPEAKLVSSVFFMLMPEQVLVYGDCAVNPDPSADELADIAIQSADSAAAFGIPPRVAMISYSTGSSGSGSDVEKVREATRLAREKRPDLIIDGPMQYDAASVESVGRQKAPDSPVAGRATVFVFPELNTGNTTYKAVQRSANVVSVGPMLQGLRKPVNDLSRGALVDDIVYTIALTAIQADQQAH, encoded by the coding sequence ATGCAGACGTTTTTTCTGGCCCCGCTGGGCTTCGATGCCGGCCTGACCTCGGTGGCACTGGGCATGATCCGCGCGCTGGAGCAGGCAGGCTTGCGCGTCGGCTTCGTCAAGCCGATCGCCCAGGGCGCCGGCCACAACGAGCCGGAGCGTTCCACTCATTTCGCTCGAGCCATCTGCCGCCTGTCCTCACCCGAGCCGCTGACGATGGAGCGGGTGGAACATTTTCTGAGCCAGGGTCAGGTCGACCAGTTGATGGAGGAAGTGGTCAGCCTGTACCAGCAGGCGGCACGAAACGTGGACGTGCTGATCGTGGAGGGCTTGGTGCCGGATCAGAAGCACCCCTACTCCACCTTCCTCAACACCCGGATCGCCCGTAACCTGCAGGCACAGACCGTGCTGGTCGGCGCGGCCGACAAGCTCGCCAGTCACGAGATCGCCGAGCAGTTGGAGATCAGCATCCAGGCCTTCGGCGGAGACCACGGCAAAATCGCCGGCTACATCCTCAACCGGGTGCCGAAGCAGCATGACACCGCCCAGATCGCGCTGGAAATCCTCGAGTCGAGCCAGGCTTTGCAGCACAATCGGCTGCCGCTCCTGGGAGCGATTCCGCTCGAGCCGGAGCTCTTGGCCCCGCGCACGCTGGACGTGGCCAATTACCTCCAGGCACGCCTGCTGCATGCCGGTCAGATGACCCGGCGTCGCGTGCGCAGCACGGTGATCACCGCACGCACCGTACCCAACATCGTGCATCTGTTGAAGCCGGGCGCGCTGATCGTGACGCCGGGCGACCGCGAGGACATCGTGCTGGCCACCGCCATGGCGAGCATGAACGGCGTGCCGCTGGCCGGCTTGCTGCTGACCTGCGACGCGCTGCCCGATCCGCGCATCCAACAGCTGTGCCACCAGGCCTTCACCAGCGGCCTGCCGGTGCTGGCCTCGGAGTCGAATACGCTGGAGACCACCAGCCTCCTGACCAATATGAGCCTGCAGGTGCCGGCCGACGATCTGGAGCGCATGGAGCAGGTGATCGGCTTCGTCGCCGAGCATCTCGACGCCAAGGCGCTGCGCAACCGCGTCGGCGCACCGCGCGAGCACCGCCTGCCGCCGCCGGCGTTCCGCTTCCAGCTGATGGAGAAGGCGCGCCAGGCCAACAAACGCATCGTACTGCCGGAAGGCAACGAGCCGCGCACCATCAAGGCCGCCGCCATCTGCCACGAGAAGCGCATAGCGCATTGCGTGCTGATCGGCAGCCGCGCCGAGATCGAGCAGGTGGCCGAGGCGCAAGGCATCACGCTGCCGGCCGACATCGAGATCATGGACCCGAACGAGGTGCGCGGCCGCTACGTGGCGCCGATGGTCGAACTGCGCAAGAGCAAGGGCCTCAACGCGCCGATGGCCGAGCAGCAGCTGGAGGACAACGTGGTGCTGGGCACCATGATGCTGGCACTGGACGAGGTGGACGGCCTGGTGTCGGGCGCGGTGCACACCACCGCCAACACCATCCGCCCGGCGCTGCAGCTAATCAAGACCGCGCCCGAGGCGAAACTGGTGTCGTCGGTGTTCTTCATGCTGATGCCGGAGCAGGTGCTGGTCTACGGCGACTGCGCGGTGAACCCGGACCCGAGCGCCGACGAGCTGGCCGACATCGCCATCCAGTCGGCCGACTCCGCCGCCGCCTTCGGCATCCCGCCACGGGTGGCGATGATTTCCTACTCCACCGGCTCGTCCGGCAGTGGCAGCGACGTGGAGAAGGTGCGCGAAGCTACCCGCCTCGCGCGCGAGAAGCGCCCGGACCTGATCATCGACGGCCCTATGCAGTACGACGCCGCCTCGGTGGAGAGCGTCGGCCGGCAGAAAGCGCCGGACAGCCCGGTGGCCGGCCGCGCCACGGTATTCGTGTTCCCTGAACTCAACACCGGCAACACCACCTACAAGGCGGTGCAGCGTTCGGCCAACGTGGTCAGCGTCGGCCCGATGCTGCAGGGCCTGCGCAAGCCGGTGAACGACCTGTCGCGCGGCGCGCTAGTCGACGACATCGTCTATACCATCGCACTGACCGCCATCCAGGCCGACCAGCAGGCACACTGA
- a CDS encoding acetate/propionate family kinase, translated as MSSSILVINCGSSSLKFALIDTVTQHTSLTGLAEKLGLADAQITFKYQGGKAVQTLAAGTHAAAMHAILGQLQELGLFDSVRAIGHRVVHGGERFKASTRIDDEVIAAIEDCARLAPLHNPANLLGIHTALESFPGLPQVAVFDTAFHQSMPERAYLYAVPMALYREHGVRRYGFHGTSYRFVSGEAARMLGKPLEDTAFVCAHLGNGASAAAILGGQGMDTTMGLTPLEGLVMGTRSGDIDPGLFGYLAGALKLDVNGVTELLNKQSGLLGLSELSSDCRELEDAAQAGNPSAILALEVFSYRLAKQIAALTVALGRLDAVLFTGGIGENSSYLRERVIKLLGFLGLQLDADANQRCIRGQAGCITTDGSVPALVINTNEELMIALDTAALVEQAR; from the coding sequence ATGAGTTCGAGCATTCTCGTCATCAACTGCGGCAGCTCCTCGCTGAAATTTGCCCTCATCGATACCGTCACCCAGCACACCAGCCTGACCGGGCTGGCCGAGAAGCTGGGGCTCGCCGATGCACAGATCACATTCAAGTATCAGGGCGGGAAAGCAGTGCAGACCTTGGCGGCCGGCACGCACGCCGCGGCGATGCATGCCATCCTCGGCCAGTTGCAGGAGCTGGGGCTGTTCGACAGCGTGCGCGCCATCGGCCATCGCGTGGTGCACGGTGGTGAGCGCTTCAAGGCATCGACCCGCATCGATGACGAGGTGATCGCCGCGATCGAGGATTGCGCCCGCCTCGCCCCGCTGCACAACCCGGCCAACCTGCTGGGCATCCACACTGCCCTGGAGAGCTTCCCCGGCCTGCCGCAGGTGGCGGTGTTCGATACCGCCTTCCACCAGAGCATGCCGGAGCGCGCCTACCTGTACGCGGTGCCGATGGCGCTGTACCGCGAGCATGGCGTGCGCCGCTACGGCTTCCACGGCACCAGCTACCGCTTCGTCAGCGGCGAGGCTGCCCGCATGCTGGGCAAGCCGCTCGAGGACACCGCTTTCGTCTGCGCCCATCTTGGCAACGGCGCCTCAGCCGCTGCCATCCTGGGCGGCCAGGGCATGGACACCACGATGGGCCTGACCCCGCTCGAGGGGCTGGTGATGGGTACCCGCTCGGGCGACATCGACCCGGGCCTGTTCGGCTACCTGGCCGGGGCGCTAAAGCTCGATGTGAACGGTGTCACCGAACTCTTGAACAAGCAAAGCGGCTTGTTGGGCTTGTCGGAGCTGTCGAGCGATTGCCGCGAACTGGAAGACGCGGCGCAGGCCGGCAATCCGTCCGCCATCCTGGCGCTGGAGGTGTTCAGCTACCGCTTGGCCAAGCAGATCGCCGCGCTGACGGTGGCGCTGGGCCGGCTCGATGCCGTGCTGTTCACCGGCGGCATCGGCGAGAACTCGTCCTACCTGCGCGAGCGCGTGATCAAGCTGCTGGGTTTCCTCGGCCTGCAACTGGACGCCGACGCCAACCAGCGCTGCATCCGCGGTCAGGCCGGCTGCATCACCACGGACGGTTCGGTCCCGGCACTGGTGATCAACACCAACGAAGAGCTGATGATCGCACTCGATACTGCCGCGCTGGTGGAACAGGCCCGCTAA
- a CDS encoding aromatic ring-hydroxylating dioxygenase subunit alpha, protein MSDLASPQLLQASAAQLPVYTYFDPAFYELEQKLLFADAPQYYGHELMVPNEGDYQTLAWMDHGKMLKRVDGEVRLISNVCRHRQATIYEGRGNGNHIVCNLHGWTYDKGGTLVGAPHFPQTPCLNLGQTALTSWNGLLFDARRDVAADLAKLAVAKHLSFEGYAFHSAHVTEYDFNWKTFIEVYSEDYHVDPFHPGLGHFVDCGDLKWEWGDQYHVQTVGVKNKLARPGSKVYGAWHDEVLRRFADRQPEFGAIWLTYYPNIMIEWYPHVLVASVAIPRGPEKCTVITEFYYPEEVVWFEPEFIEAEQAAYFETAKEDDEICYRMHQGRKALWLRGESEVGPYQSPTEDGMQHFHEFYRRLMGEHLAG, encoded by the coding sequence ATGTCTGATCTGGCTTCACCGCAGCTGCTTCAAGCGTCTGCCGCCCAGCTACCCGTTTATACCTATTTCGATCCGGCGTTCTACGAGCTCGAGCAGAAGCTGCTGTTCGCCGACGCCCCCCAGTACTATGGTCACGAGCTGATGGTGCCCAACGAGGGCGACTACCAGACCCTGGCCTGGATGGATCACGGCAAGATGCTCAAACGCGTCGACGGCGAAGTCCGCCTGATCTCCAACGTCTGCCGCCACCGCCAGGCCACCATCTACGAGGGCCGTGGCAACGGCAACCATATCGTCTGCAACCTGCACGGCTGGACCTACGACAAGGGTGGCACCCTGGTCGGGGCGCCGCATTTCCCGCAGACGCCGTGCCTGAACCTGGGGCAGACCGCGCTTACCAGCTGGAACGGCCTGCTGTTCGATGCCCGGCGCGACGTCGCCGCCGACCTCGCCAAACTCGCCGTCGCCAAGCACCTGAGCTTCGAGGGCTACGCCTTCCACAGCGCGCACGTCACCGAATACGACTTCAACTGGAAGACCTTCATCGAGGTCTACTCCGAGGACTACCACGTCGACCCGTTCCACCCGGGGCTCGGCCACTTCGTCGACTGCGGCGATCTGAAGTGGGAGTGGGGCGATCAGTACCACGTGCAGACGGTGGGCGTGAAGAACAAGCTCGCCCGTCCCGGCTCCAAGGTCTACGGCGCCTGGCACGACGAAGTGCTGCGCCGCTTCGCCGACCGGCAGCCGGAGTTCGGCGCCATCTGGCTGACCTACTACCCGAACATCATGATCGAGTGGTACCCGCATGTGCTGGTGGCCAGCGTGGCCATTCCGCGCGGCCCGGAAAAGTGCACGGTGATCACCGAGTTCTATTACCCGGAAGAGGTAGTGTGGTTCGAGCCGGAGTTCATCGAGGCCGAGCAGGCGGCATACTTCGAAACCGCCAAGGAGGACGATGAGATCTGTTATCGCATGCACCAGGGGCGCAAGGCCTTGTGGCTGCGCGGCGAAAGCGAAGTCGGCCCCTACCAGTCGCCGACCGAAGACGGCATGCAGCACTTCCACGAGTTCTACCGCCGCCTGATGGGCGAGCACCTGGCTGGCTAA
- a CDS encoding DMT family transporter, producing MNRVAYWESGRQRLRSGRLGAGWMVVAAFFFALMSVFVKVGGRSFGAIELLFYRTLFGALLLGGVMVLRRRNPLTPNWRGHLQRSLIGYLSMGLLFYALTHLPLATAITLNYTSSLFFTLICLVRLKEPLTRTGVLGLTVGFGGILLLLRPSMSSDMWFAAAMGLASGASAGLAVFQVRELGRMGEAPWRTVFWFFTIASLFGALLLALGPGFTPLTGTTVWPLLGIGLTGMCGQLAMTRAYKEGSKFLVASFAYLTVAFSALLGVLLWGDVLPFEALAGIFLIVFAGVLAARR from the coding sequence GTGAACCGGGTCGCGTACTGGGAGTCGGGCAGGCAGCGGCTGCGCAGCGGTCGGCTGGGTGCCGGTTGGATGGTGGTAGCCGCCTTCTTCTTTGCGCTGATGAGCGTGTTCGTCAAAGTCGGCGGGCGCTCTTTCGGTGCCATCGAGCTGCTGTTCTACCGCACGTTGTTCGGCGCACTGCTGCTGGGCGGGGTGATGGTGCTGCGCCGGCGCAATCCGTTGACGCCCAACTGGCGCGGCCATCTCCAGCGCAGCCTGATCGGCTACCTGTCGATGGGGCTGTTGTTCTATGCACTGACTCACTTGCCGCTGGCCACCGCCATCACGCTCAACTACACCTCCTCGCTGTTTTTCACACTGATCTGCCTGGTGAGGCTGAAAGAGCCGCTGACGCGAACCGGGGTGTTGGGGCTGACGGTCGGCTTCGGCGGTATCCTGCTGCTGCTTCGGCCCTCCATGAGCAGTGACATGTGGTTCGCTGCCGCCATGGGGCTGGCCTCAGGGGCCAGCGCCGGGCTGGCGGTGTTCCAGGTGCGTGAACTGGGGCGGATGGGCGAGGCGCCATGGCGCACCGTCTTCTGGTTCTTCACCATCGCCTCGCTGTTCGGGGCATTGCTGCTGGCGCTGGGGCCAGGCTTCACGCCGTTGACCGGCACCACGGTCTGGCCCTTGCTGGGCATAGGCCTGACCGGCATGTGCGGCCAGCTGGCGATGACCCGCGCCTACAAGGAAGGCAGCAAGTTTCTGGTCGCCAGCTTCGCCTACCTGACCGTGGCCTTCTCCGCACTGTTGGGGGTGCTGCTGTGGGGAGATGTCTTGCCCTTCGAGGCGCTGGCCGGCATCTTCCTGATTGTTTTTGCAGGCGTGCTGGCGGCACGCCGCTGA
- a CDS encoding DMT family transporter, producing MKPSERPKTAPSDAATPSRWRLGSAWMVVAALFFGLMGLFVKLGARHFSSTELVFWRTAFGTLTLGVAACWRREHFLTPHLRYHVQRGLIGYTSLLLYFYAIAHLPLSTAVTLNYTSPLFLALLSVIVLRERLSARALAGLTLGFVGVVLLLRPTLSGERWEAGLLGLGSGLLAGWSYLHVRELGRLGEPEWRVVFYFALISTVGGAILMQFDRWHAVTASNVWLLLGLGVTATVAQLAMTRAYKVGRKLVAANLSYLTVVFSTLLGVLVWQDVLTLASVMAMTLIVISGILASRR from the coding sequence ATGAAACCCTCCGAGCGGCCGAAGACCGCCCCCTCCGATGCAGCAACACCATCCCGCTGGCGCTTGGGTTCGGCGTGGATGGTGGTCGCCGCGCTGTTTTTCGGCCTGATGGGGCTGTTCGTCAAGCTGGGCGCACGCCATTTCTCGTCGACCGAGTTGGTGTTCTGGCGCACCGCCTTCGGCACGCTGACGCTGGGTGTGGCGGCCTGCTGGCGCCGTGAGCACTTCCTCACGCCGCACCTGCGCTACCACGTGCAGCGCGGGCTGATTGGCTACACCTCTCTGCTGCTGTACTTCTACGCTATCGCCCATCTGCCGCTATCCACCGCCGTCACGCTCAACTACACCTCGCCGCTGTTTCTTGCCCTGCTGTCGGTGATCGTGTTGCGCGAGCGCCTCTCTGCCCGCGCCTTGGCCGGCCTGACACTGGGTTTCGTCGGGGTCGTGCTGTTGCTGCGGCCCACCCTGAGCGGCGAGCGCTGGGAGGCCGGGCTGCTCGGCCTCGGTTCGGGCCTGCTAGCCGGCTGGTCCTATCTGCATGTGCGCGAACTCGGCCGGTTGGGCGAGCCGGAATGGCGCGTGGTGTTCTACTTCGCACTGATCTCCACCGTCGGCGGTGCCATCCTGATGCAGTTCGATCGCTGGCATGCCGTCACCGCCAGCAATGTCTGGCTGCTGCTGGGGCTCGGCGTCACCGCCACCGTGGCGCAACTGGCAATGACCCGGGCTTACAAGGTCGGGCGTAAACTGGTGGCGGCCAATCTTTCCTACCTCACCGTGGTGTTTTCCACGCTTTTGGGCGTGCTGGTGTGGCAAGATGTTCTGACGCTGGCTAGTGTCATGGCAATGACGTTGATCGTGATCAGCGGCATCCTCGCCAGTCGCCGCTAG